One window from the genome of Nocardioides panaciterrulae encodes:
- a CDS encoding dihydrolipoamide acetyltransferase family protein: protein MPEFKLPDVGEGLTEAEIVSWKVKVGDTIAINDIVVEIETAKSLVELPSPYAGTVTALLVPEGETVPVGTPIIAVGDAAEAAAAPAGPAPAVKGPDTHEPIDTNVPPEGNPTLVGYGPREVAAKRRARKGAASPSTEAGAATQMQVQGAFAPGGARSGEVQESDEPAVPATSARVAEPSERAHALVPERATSPAESRALAKPPVRKLAKDLGIDLATLTPTGPNGTVTRADVEQAASGAGAAPVAPAATGAYAGRGGGQRETREPIKGVRKMMAQAMSQSAFTAPHVTEWITVDVTRTMEFVERLKARREFRDVRVSPLLVLSRAVMLAMKRTPEINSFWDEAAQEVVHKHYVNLGIAAATPRGLVVPNVKDADSLSLLELGQALNQLADVARQGRTQPAEMSGGTFTITNVGVFGVDAGTPIINPGESAILCFGTVRKQPWVVTGADGGDELAIRQLTTLALSFDHRHIDGEKGSRFLADVAGILEDPASALLF, encoded by the coding sequence ATGCCTGAGTTCAAGCTGCCCGACGTCGGTGAGGGCCTCACCGAGGCCGAGATCGTCTCGTGGAAGGTCAAGGTCGGCGACACGATCGCGATCAACGACATCGTCGTCGAGATCGAGACCGCCAAGTCGCTGGTCGAGCTGCCGTCGCCGTACGCCGGCACGGTCACCGCCCTGCTGGTGCCCGAGGGCGAGACCGTGCCCGTCGGCACCCCGATCATCGCGGTCGGCGACGCGGCCGAGGCGGCCGCGGCCCCTGCCGGGCCGGCGCCGGCCGTCAAGGGGCCCGACACCCACGAGCCGATCGACACCAACGTGCCGCCGGAGGGCAACCCGACGCTGGTCGGCTACGGCCCCCGCGAGGTGGCCGCGAAGCGCCGCGCCCGCAAGGGCGCCGCCTCGCCGTCGACCGAGGCCGGCGCCGCCACCCAGATGCAGGTCCAGGGTGCGTTCGCGCCCGGCGGCGCCCGGTCCGGGGAGGTGCAGGAGTCCGACGAGCCGGCCGTGCCGGCGACGTCGGCCCGGGTCGCCGAGCCGAGCGAGCGGGCCCACGCGCTGGTGCCGGAGCGGGCCACCTCGCCCGCCGAGAGCCGGGCGCTGGCCAAGCCGCCGGTGCGCAAGCTCGCCAAGGACCTCGGCATCGACCTCGCCACGCTCACCCCCACCGGTCCGAACGGCACCGTCACCCGGGCCGACGTGGAGCAGGCGGCGTCCGGGGCCGGGGCGGCGCCGGTGGCTCCCGCCGCGACCGGTGCGTACGCCGGCCGGGGTGGCGGCCAGCGCGAGACCCGCGAGCCGATCAAGGGCGTGCGCAAGATGATGGCGCAGGCGATGAGCCAGTCGGCCTTCACCGCCCCGCACGTCACCGAGTGGATCACCGTCGACGTCACCCGCACGATGGAGTTCGTCGAGCGGCTCAAGGCGCGCCGCGAGTTCCGCGACGTCCGCGTCTCGCCGCTGCTGGTGCTCTCCCGCGCGGTGATGCTGGCGATGAAGCGCACGCCGGAGATCAACTCGTTCTGGGACGAGGCCGCCCAGGAGGTCGTGCACAAGCACTACGTGAACCTCGGCATCGCCGCGGCCACGCCGCGCGGGCTGGTCGTGCCGAACGTCAAGGACGCCGACTCGCTCTCGCTGCTCGAGCTCGGCCAGGCGCTCAACCAGCTCGCCGACGTCGCCCGCCAGGGCAGGACGCAGCCGGCGGAGATGAGCGGCGGCACGTTCACGATCACCAACGTCGGCGTCTTCGGCGTCGACGCGGGCACCCCGATCATCAACCCCGGCGAGTCGGCGATCCTGTGCTTCGGCACGGTCCGCAAGCAGCCGTGGGTGGTCACCGGCGCCGACGGCGGCGATGAGCTGGCGATCCGGCAGCTCACCACGCTCGCGCTGTCCTTCGACCACCGCCACATCGACGGCGAGAAGGGCTCGCGCTTCCTCGCCGACGTGGCCGGCATCCTCGAGGACCCGGCCTCCGCGCTGCTCTTCTGA
- a CDS encoding ArgE/DapE family deacylase, with the protein MAQRDLSEAELRALAFVDERELVRDLLDLLAVPSISGSDAESDLQHRIAKQVRELDLDVDLWPLDLPTLTSDPTWPGWEVPRTEAWGLVAGRGEGTPALVLQGHVDVVPAGDRSQWRTDPFSPTVEGRLVHGRGACDMKAGVAANLAAVRAVRAAGIELPRAFALHFVIGEEDGGTGAFATLRRGHTGEACVITEPTSGTLTTANAGALTFEITVPGRATHASTSYAGVSAFEAFLPVHAALGRLEERRNAEVHRLMGEYPLAYPLSLGTVRCGDWASSVPDLLVAEGRLGVALGEEPDDARAELEEAVAEAALGHLWLRDHPPVVRWTGGQFASGSYDAASPLLDVVAGAHADVTGGPRPRERGAPYGSDLRLYAGAGIPTLHYGPGDVRLAHGPEESVAVDELLAVTETLVLTLLRCCAPS; encoded by the coding sequence ATGGCCCAGCGCGACCTCTCGGAGGCCGAGCTGCGCGCGCTGGCGTTCGTCGACGAGCGCGAGCTGGTCCGCGACCTGCTCGACCTCCTCGCGGTGCCCAGCATCAGCGGCAGTGACGCCGAGAGCGACCTGCAGCACCGGATCGCCAAGCAGGTCCGCGAGCTCGACCTCGACGTGGACCTCTGGCCGCTCGACCTGCCCACGCTGACCTCGGACCCGACCTGGCCGGGGTGGGAGGTGCCGCGCACCGAGGCCTGGGGGCTGGTCGCCGGCCGCGGCGAGGGCACGCCGGCGCTGGTGCTGCAGGGCCACGTCGACGTGGTGCCCGCCGGGGACCGCAGCCAGTGGCGCACCGACCCGTTCTCCCCCACCGTCGAGGGCCGCCTGGTGCACGGGCGCGGCGCCTGCGACATGAAGGCCGGCGTGGCCGCCAACCTCGCGGCCGTGCGCGCGGTTCGGGCCGCCGGGATCGAGCTGCCCCGGGCCTTCGCCCTGCACTTCGTCATCGGCGAGGAGGACGGCGGCACCGGCGCGTTCGCCACGCTGCGCCGTGGCCACACCGGCGAGGCCTGCGTGATCACCGAGCCCACCAGCGGCACCCTCACCACCGCCAACGCGGGCGCGCTCACGTTCGAGATCACCGTGCCGGGCCGGGCCACGCACGCGAGCACGTCGTACGCCGGGGTCAGTGCTTTCGAGGCGTTCCTGCCCGTGCACGCCGCGTTGGGCCGGCTCGAAGAGCGCCGCAACGCCGAGGTGCACCGGCTGATGGGCGAGTACCCGCTCGCCTACCCGCTCTCACTCGGCACCGTGCGCTGCGGCGACTGGGCCAGCAGCGTGCCCGACCTGCTGGTCGCCGAGGGCCGGCTCGGCGTCGCGCTGGGCGAGGAGCCCGACGACGCCCGCGCCGAGCTCGAGGAGGCCGTGGCCGAAGCCGCGCTCGGACACCTGTGGCTGCGCGACCACCCGCCGGTGGTGCGCTGGACCGGCGGGCAGTTCGCCAGCGGTTCCTACGACGCGGCCTCGCCGCTGCTCGACGTGGTCGCCGGCGCCCACGCCGACGTCACCGGCGGCCCGCGGCCGCGGGAGCGCGGGGCGCCGTACGGCTCGGACCTGCGCCTCTATGCCGGGGCGGGCATCCCGACCCTGCACTACGGGCCGGGCGACGTCCGGCTGGCCCACGGGCCGGAGGAGTCGGTGGCGGTCGACGAGCTGCTCGCCGTCACCGAGACCCTGGTGCTCACCCTGCTGCGCTGCTGCGCTCCTAGCTGA